One window of the Deinococcus planocerae genome contains the following:
- a CDS encoding helix-turn-helix domain-containing protein: MRHSDWSGLHLTLPSPRVVCLCGAERFRAAFAALDRRLTDQGCVVVTIANPARACDGQDPAELPHARADLHKIEWCDEFVVLNVHGYIDELTRQHLRHAQRLGKRVRFVDPLGGQRRPERPDLPGQDAPRRAASPVFTPAEGITVVGEGTVMDLTAPFKVRGGAVLLYGPDETRPACTLVSEHVWPGVQWVPEVWYAEAASHTQVVRYSAEPAALQPIGELIRWAIATSGQIWERMLWGLLLVDSVATQEELSAIIGCRRESVTTAMRDFRARELIEKVDGRIRLTAKGLVYAAQLGALEGADAGADLGEAELGSLAALVDPDLN; the protein is encoded by the coding sequence ATGCGGCACAGCGACTGGTCCGGTCTCCATCTGACCCTTCCGAGCCCCAGGGTCGTCTGTCTGTGCGGCGCCGAACGTTTCCGGGCGGCCTTCGCCGCGCTCGACCGTCGGCTGACCGACCAGGGCTGCGTGGTGGTGACCATCGCCAACCCGGCCCGCGCCTGCGACGGCCAGGACCCGGCTGAGCTGCCGCACGCCCGCGCCGACCTGCACAAGATCGAGTGGTGCGACGAGTTCGTGGTGCTCAACGTCCACGGCTACATCGACGAACTGACCCGCCAGCACCTGCGCCACGCCCAGCGGCTGGGCAAGCGGGTTCGCTTCGTGGACCCGCTGGGCGGCCAGAGGCGGCCCGAGCGTCCCGACCTGCCCGGGCAGGACGCGCCGCGGCGCGCGGCCAGTCCGGTGTTCACCCCCGCCGAGGGGATCACGGTGGTGGGGGAGGGCACGGTGATGGACCTCACGGCGCCCTTCAAGGTGCGCGGCGGCGCGGTGCTGCTGTACGGACCCGACGAGACCCGGCCCGCCTGCACGCTGGTCAGCGAGCACGTCTGGCCGGGCGTGCAGTGGGTGCCCGAGGTCTGGTACGCCGAGGCCGCCAGCCACACCCAGGTGGTGCGCTACAGCGCCGAGCCCGCCGCCCTGCAACCCATCGGCGAACTGATCCGCTGGGCCATCGCCACCAGCGGCCAGATCTGGGAGCGGATGCTGTGGGGCCTGCTGCTCGTCGATTCGGTGGCGACCCAGGAGGAACTCAGCGCGATCATCGGGTGCAGGCGCGAGTCGGTGACCACCGCCATGCGCGACTTCCGCGCGCGGGAGCTGATCGAAAAGGTGGATGGCCGCATCCGCCTGACGGCCAAGGGGCTGGTGTACGCCGCGCAGCTCGGCGCGCTGGAGGGCGCGGACGCCGGGGCCGACCTCGGGGAGGCCGAACTCGGGAGCCTGGCCGCCCTGGTGGACCCGGACCTGAACTGA
- a CDS encoding ParB/RepB/Spo0J family partition protein, whose protein sequence is MTLPLSSPASPRPATPPAPTAGGPAVTLHLSLTQLVMGRYRPRQRFDAAALDALARSLASHGVAQPLLVRPLEGGEPGEGRYEIVAGERRYLAAQQLGLTHLPAVVRRLSDEAALELSLVENLQREDLNELEQAEGVLRLLALRLGREVGGVRSLLYRMDNEAKHKVTQQVLGSEDARTVERVFAELGTLSWASFVSTRLPLFSLPPDVLEALRAGVLSAAGARLLGRLRDPADRAPLLAEVWDAPPGDAELRRRVLTVLGASRSQLPAAQPPAAQPGPPAARLTAWAHTLLGGRRWRSPARQARAQALLEELAQLLCAEEDDDAPVTP, encoded by the coding sequence ATGACCCTGCCCCTTTCATCGCCCGCGTCGCCCCGGCCTGCGACCCCGCCGGCCCCCACGGCGGGCGGCCCGGCGGTGACGCTCCACCTGAGCCTCACGCAACTGGTGATGGGCCGCTACCGTCCCCGTCAGCGGTTCGACGCCGCCGCGCTCGACGCGCTGGCCCGCTCGCTGGCCTCGCACGGGGTCGCGCAGCCGCTCCTCGTTCGCCCGCTGGAGGGCGGCGAGCCGGGGGAAGGCCGCTACGAGATCGTGGCGGGCGAGCGGCGCTACCTCGCCGCGCAGCAGCTCGGCCTGACCCACCTGCCCGCGGTGGTGCGGCGGCTGAGCGACGAGGCCGCGCTGGAACTGTCGCTCGTCGAGAACCTGCAACGCGAGGACCTGAACGAACTGGAGCAGGCCGAGGGCGTGCTGCGGCTCCTGGCGCTGCGGTTGGGGCGCGAGGTGGGCGGCGTGCGGTCGCTGCTCTACCGCATGGACAACGAGGCCAAGCACAAGGTTACCCAGCAGGTGTTGGGTAGCGAGGACGCCCGGACGGTCGAGCGGGTCTTCGCGGAGCTGGGCACCCTGAGCTGGGCCAGTTTCGTCTCCACGCGCCTGCCGCTGTTCTCGCTGCCCCCGGACGTGCTGGAGGCGCTGCGTGCCGGGGTCCTGAGTGCGGCGGGCGCCCGCTTGCTGGGACGCCTGCGCGACCCGGCTGACCGGGCCCCCCTGCTCGCCGAGGTCTGGGACGCGCCCCCCGGCGACGCCGAGCTGCGCAGGCGGGTCCTGACCGTGCTCGGCGCCTCCCGCTCGCAGCTCCCGGCGGCCCAGCCCCCGGCGGCCCAACCGGGACCGCCCGCCGCCCGCCTGACCGCCTGGGCCCACACGCTGCTGGGCGGGCGCCGCTGGCGCAGTCCGGCGCGGCAGGCGCGGGCCCAGGCGCTGCTGGAGGAACTCGCCCAACTGCTCTGTGCCGAGGAGGACGATGATGCGCCCGTCACGCCGTAG